The DNA segment agaggggggagaatggggggagggggagccagggtaagaggggggagaatggggggaggggggccagggtAAGAGGGGGGGTGCGGGGAGAATGGGAGAGTGGGCGATGAGACACTCCCTGCCCAATGCCCGCATCATGATACACCAACCCTCGGGGGGCGCCAGGGtaagaggggggagaatgatgggaggggggccagggtaagaggggggagcagggagaatggggggagtggggagaatgggggaggggggcaagaggaaTGTGCAGGGGGTAGGGGGGCCAGGGTAAGAGGGGGGGTGCAGGCAGAATGCGGGAGGGGGCGATGAGACACTCCCTGCCCAATGCCCGCATCATGATACCCagccctcggggggggggggaggggtcagggtaagaggggggagcggggagaatGAAAGCCAGGGTAAGAGGGGGTGCAGGGAGAATGGGGGGGGCCAGGGTAAGAGGGGGGGTGCGGGGAGAGGGGCAGGGTGAGGGGAAGTGCTGGGAGAATGGAGGAGGGTGGTGcggggagaatgggggggggtgagacactcCCTGCCCAAACGCCTGCATCATGATACACAACccctaggtggggggggggcaggtaagaagaggggggggtgttgagaatgtgggggggtgggagtgagggggaagaggggtgtgAAGGAGGCATTGATCTGtacgagtgtgtgtatatgtagggtCAGGCCACAGACATCGCCATCCAGGCCGAGGAGATCCTGAAGCTGAAGAAACAAATTAACCAGATTTACGCCAAACACACGCGCCAGCCGCTGTCTTTAATTGGtgagtcgtcgtcgtcgtcgtcgtcgtcgtcgtcgtcgtcgtcgtcccccacacatacactctGACCCATAGAAACacagctcagccccgttataacgcggtgctcggggtccagaTAAtgacaccgcgttataagcggatcgcgttggaaataatgtacaatttgtATGCGTCGTACAATAAAGTattgtgaaagcgtagaaataatatcAATAAAGCCAGAATATCACCGCGAGTTTATTGTACCAAGGtacgcaggagagagagagagagaactcaaAATGAgatttctcctccctccccccttaatCACATAATGGTTgacatcacatttttatacatttctaatgagtaatacgccccttaCGGGGGCTGCCTTAGAGACAACGAAACAATATGGTGacttataaaaaaaatttaaaaaaacgtaCTTATGCTGAAATATATGGTTCGCGAGCTAGCTAACCTTTACCCTACaattcaggcctgcacaacttccagtcctcgagggccgcaaacaggccaggttttcgggatatccctacttcagcacagctggctcaattagtggctcagtatgactgagccactaaatCGAACCAGCTGCGCTGAAGTAGAGAGAGccggaaaacctggcctgtttgcggccctcgaggactggaagttgtgcaggcctgcttacATATTTCCCCGGAATTTGGGGCCTAGCTGGCCTCCTGATTAGGGAGCGAGCCTTTCTCAGCCATTTTGTTTGCAGCTGTAAGATAAGAGATTCGGGCCTACGTCACTCATCCCACATACTACACGGATGAGTTTGTTAGAAAACTGAGAATGCAATTGTTTCCAGACCGAAGGAATTATACGAGGGGTTGGTCTGTGCCAGGAGCGATGCTCCTGCAGCCTCACCCTCGCAactttcatacacacacacaaacaactgcCATACACACGCATACAAGCAAACACACAAAATGGCTGCCGAGACCAAAATGGTGGTGGTGACAGTCTGCTTTCATGTAGCCTGAGCCACACCCCGTACCTCCAATCTTCacagtatttaagacaccaacaaTCGTGtggtgaagtattcagaaatacgaaaattggggGGCGCCACCCtggcatcgcgctataagcggatccgcgttgtagcggggttgagctgtatatattaaGGTGACCCGTGTAGATATCCATAGCACGCACAAGTCTATACTTGTGACACGCAAAGCAATGTTGTACACGCgtgactctctcctcccccccccctccccccgcagagtccGTGATGGAGCGGGACCGTTACATGAGCCCGACGGAAGCTCAGGAATTCGGGATCCTGGATAAGGTGCTCGTGCACCCGCCCCAGGACGGAGAGGATGAGCCGGAGCTAGTGAGGATGCCCGAGCCCCCCGCCTCCGAACCCTAACCGGAGAGGAACCTGGCTGCGGAACGCGTGTCGTTTCTCGGGGGACCTACCTCGCTGCttgctccacccccccccaaccagcactgcaggggttaaactgccCTTGGTCACCTGTATTAACCCCCTCCACAGCCATACAAATCAGTGCATTAACCCATTCAAATAAATGctgtatatatttaattatttgggACGTTTCCCTGCCTGGTTTTTATTTGTAAGGTTATCGCCTCGAAACGCGCGGGAGACCGTTTTAATGTTTGGGCCTGGGAGGGCGTTTCCGTGGGTGTTTTTGTAGACGCGGGAATCAGCAAGGCATCGTATGGGGTGATGAAGATGGGGTAACGGGGCTGCCCTATAATTTAAATGTTACCCGGGGCTCATTTTTCCCCGTCCTGCTTCGATTTATTAACCCAAGCGGCGCCTCGTTTGTTTCGTTCTTGTAACATATGCAGCCCCTTTTTgatttacgtttttttttttttttcaaacaattttattaggcattcagGTAAACATACAGTGGTATTGTGCGAAAAAGCCTAACATTTTCAATTCCACAATTTTTGGGGGGGGAAAACAGATAGACAACCGCCGTTGTCAGTAGAAAAAGGGAGGAAAGCCTTCGGAGAaggaaggcagagaggggggggggggactgggaaggtgaggggggggtagagaggggggggggaagggggacccATCTGACTGTTTAGGGGTATGAACTTTAGGGCAGTGTTCGAGCGCCTATGGTGGGGTGATCGGTCTCTGGTGCGCTGGAATTGGCTGTCTGGCCCGATTGTTGGAGATCCATGGATCCCAGATGTCCTCGTATGCCGGCATTTTTTGTCTAACGATGGCGGTGAGCCGTTCCATGACCATCACCTCGTCGACTCTTTTTCTGATCGTTCCCAGTGCCGGCGTAGTAGTTTGAAAATGACTTAAAAGGGGTACTACCAACTAACCCCAAGCTCACTAGTAGGAGAAGTCgaaatgtaaaatattttatatttataaaaaaatttaaaagacATCCTAGTGAGAAGTCATTTTCAACTAAACAGAGGAATACATGGCTAGACCAAAAACCCAAAGGATCGTATCCCTGCGGGAGGTGCAAAGCATGCAAATTCGTGCCCAAAACTACTGAGTTTTCAGACTCCTACAATAAGCAGATATTTAAGATAAATGAATACATCAACTGCACAACAGAGGGGGTCATTTACCTAATTATTTGTTCCTGCGGTAAACTCACTCTGGCCCTGTATACACCCGCCTCTctgatccctctctctctccgcaggGGGGTCGGTGACCTCCGGCCCTGtatcccccccgcctctctgacccctctccctccccgcaggggggTCAGTGACCTCTGGCCCTGtatccccccgcctctctgacccccctccctccccgcaggggggTCAGTGACCTTCGGCCCTGTATACACCCGgctctctgacccctctctctctccccgcagggGGGTCAGTGACCTCCAGTCCTGtatccccccgcctctctgacccctctctctctccccgcagggGGGTCAGTGACCTCCAGTCCTGtatccccccgcctctctgacccctctctctctctctctccccgcagggggtcagtgacctctGGCCCTGtatccccccgcctctctgacccctctccctccctccccgcagggggtcagtgacctctGGCCCTGtatccccccgcctctctgacccctctctctccctccctccccgcaggggggTCAGTGACCTCCGGCCTGGCTATCTACGACACCATGCAGTATATACTGAACCCCATCTGTACGTGGTGCGTGGGGCAGGCCGCCAGTATGGGGTCCCTGCTCCTGGCCGCCGGCTCCAGCGGGATGAGGCACTCCCTGCCCAACGCCCGCATCATGATACACCAGCCCTCGGGGGGCGCCAGGGTAAGAGGGGGCAGCGGAGagaattgggggaggggggccagggtaagagggggggagcggggagaatgggggaggggggccagggtaagaggggggagaatgggggaggggggccagggtaagaggggggagcggggagaatgggggaggggggacagggtaaggggggagcggggagaatggggggaagggggccagggtaagaggggggagcgatgggggatggggggccagggtaagaggggggagcggggagaatgggggatggggggccagggtaagaggggggagcggggagaatgggggaggggggccagggtaagagggggggagcgaggagaaTGGGGGAGGGCAGCCAGGCTAAGCGGGAGGGTGtggggagaatggggggggcagggtaagAGGGGGGATGCGGGGACAATGGGGGACAGGGCGATGAGACACTCCTTGCCAAATGCCTGCATTATTATACACCAACccttggggggggtggagggcagggtAAGAAGAGGAGGGGTGTGCGTTGAGaatgtggggggagggtggagggagaatgggggggggatgggactgaGGGGAAGAGGGGTGTGATGGAGGCATTGatctgtacgtgtgtgtgtatatgtagggtCAGGCCACAGACATCGCCATCCAGGCCGAGGAGATCCTGAAGCTGAAGAAACAAATTAACCAGATTTACGCCAAACACACGCGCCAGCCGCTGTCCTTAATTGGtgagtcgtcgtcgtcgtcgtcgtcgtcgtcgtcccccacacatacactctGACCCATAGAAACacagctcagccccgttataacgcggtgctcggggtccagaTAAtgacaccgcgttataagcggatcgcgttggaaataatgtacaatttgtATGCGTCGTACAATAAAGTactgtgaaagcgtagaaataatatcAATAAAGTCAGAATATCAACCGCGAGTTTATTGTACCAAGGTACGCAGGACAGAGAGAGAACTCAAAATGAgatttctcctccctcccccttaatCACATAATGCCTGACAtcccatttttatacatttctaatgagtaatacgccccttaCGGGGGCTGCCTTAGAGACAACGAAACAATATCTTGACttataaattttttttaaaaaaacgtaCTTATGCTAAAACATATGCTTCGCAAGCTAGCTAACCTCTACCCTACaattcaggcctgcacaacttccagtcctcgaggaccgcaaacagggcaggttttcgggatatccctacttcagcacagctggctcaattagtggctcagtatgactgagccactaaatCGAACCAGCTGCGCTGAAGTAGAGAGAGccggaaaacctggcctgtttgcggccctcgaggactggaagttgtgcaggcctgcttacATATTTCCCCGGAATTTGGGGCCTAGCTGGCCTCCTGATTAGGGAGCGAGCCTTTCTCAGCCATGTTGTATGCAGCTATAAGATAAGAGATTCGGGCCTACGTCACTCATCCCACATACTACACGGATGAGTTTGTTAGAAAACTGAGAATGCAATTGTTTCCAGACCGAAGGAATTATACGAGGGGTTGGTCTTTGCCAGGAGCGATGCTCCTGCAGCCTCACCCTCGCAACtttcacacaaacacaaacaactgccatacacacgcatacaagcaaacacacaaaatggctgctgagaCCAAAATGGTGGTGGTGACAGTCTGCTttcatatagcctgagccacacCCCGTATCTCCAATCTTCacagtatttaagacaccaacaaTCGTGTGGTGAAGTATTCAGACATACGAAAATTGGCGGGCGCCACCCtggcatcgcgctataagcggatccgcgttgtagcggggttgagctgtatatattaaGGTGACCCGTGTAGATATCCATAGCACGCACAAGTCTATACTTGTGACACGCAAAGCAATGTTGTACACGCgtgactctctcctcccccccccctccccccgcagagtccGTGATGGAGCGGGACCGTTACATGAGCCCGACGGAAGCTCAGGAATTCGGGATCCTGGACAAGGTGCTCGTGCACCCGCCCCAGGACGGAGAGGATGAGCCGGAGCTAGTGAGGAAGCCCGAGCCCCCCGCCTCCGAACCCTAACCGGAGAGGAACCTGGCTGCGGAACGCGTGTCGTTTCTCGGGGGACCTACCTCGCTGCttgctccacccccccccccaaccagcactgcaggggttaaactgccCTTGGTCACCTGTATTAACCCCCTCCACAGCCATACAAATcagtgcattaaccccttcaaataaatgctgtatatatttaattattcgGGACGTTTCCCTGCCTGGTTTTTATTTGAAAGGTTATCGCCTCGAAACGCGCGGGAGACCGTTTtaatgtttggggctgggagggCGTTTCCGTGGGTGTTTTTGTAGACGCGGGAATCAGCAAGGCATCGTGTGGGGTGATGAAGATGGGGTAACGGGGCTGCCCTATAATTTAAATGTTACCCGGGGCTCATTTTTTCCCCGTCCTGCTTCGATTTATTAACCCAAGCGGCGCCTCGTTTGTTTCGTTCTTGTAACATATGCagccccttttttttatttacgtTTTATCgacaactaattacctaagctgccggtcGGTTGGTTTCCCCCCCTATCCCGTGAGCGATCGGCAAAGATCCGGCTTCAcgtttaaaatggccgcctttcCCGTTTCGATCAATCCTTCCGTCGGTGTAACGCGGCAGCTGCCGTGTATCCTGATATCACGGAAGGTAACACTTTGTCTATTGCGGCAGCTTGCAGCTCTTAACTGCTGGGAACACTGGCAACGAAATGATCACGAGCAGAAAAGTGCGGCAAAgattttgcactgctggggaggtgggggcgaaatcttgctatagaaatcaaaggatgctcagtatattaaaacgctcccccctccccacccctctcctgcCATCGCACTAACGTATAACGTAGATTTGACAAACTCCCGTCTCCTCTGAAACACCCCaacgcaaaaaaatatatatatatattcactttcctATCCGGTGGAGACTGTATAGAAGTGGTCACTCTGCCCGTGTTAAATGAACACGTTGCGCTTTTTCTGCACCCCTGCGGAAATTCCTGCCTGGCGGGCGTCGCGGTTGACCCATCGATTTGGACCTAGTAGTTTTTCCGAATTTGTAAAGAAAAgaaaaccttttttatttggcgGCGAGGGTGGGAAGGTTTTTCGAAATCCGGTTAGGTAAAAGATGGGTGAGGGCCCACCGTGCCGGGGCGCGGATTGGGCCGTGGAAATGGGAACGTTTCGACCGTTGATTCGTGTTGCTAATAAAAGGATGACGTAGAAATGACGCAGTTCGAACATTTTACTTAAACTAGTGAAAGTTCTAAAAGAGGAAAGTGAACAAGACGCATGCGTGTCTCTGCGCGTGCGTCTCGCTCTGTGTGATCATCAACTACGTTCTTGAGTACCGAGGAAAACGTGACTCAATGTTCTTTGTCTTTTTGAGATTTCCAAatcatatgtagccaggttcccacCCTTGGCCCCTTACTTTGCTGCGGGAGGGGGTACTGCTGCACTAGGGCACGTGCGGGTGCCAGCGGCGCGGCGGGAGGACCCGCTTGGAGAGATGGAGGTTGTTGCCGGAGCTCATCGCCATGTTAGtcttgccgcgcatgcgcagaagcagttgCGCAGAGTGCAGAGGTTGCGTGGCCATTTGGGGGAAAAGGTGTGCATGCGCAGTACCCTTACAGTAGCGGTGGCCATGTTGTGTGTTGCTCCGCAAGGGGAACTGGATCTCCCAGGATCCGCTGGGGCAGCCCAATCACGTGGCGtggctcagccaatagggctgcgggaTTCACGGTGAGGAGAGATCAGGCCAGATTACCCCTTCaggtccaagataggccccactcacctaatagattgtggctgcttctgggaaaggcccccagatagggccATTTCCCCAGTAACCTGATTAGTAATAAGCATCAGCGACGACGCCGTGCGGTTACTCGTGGTCTGGGACTATTGCTAGTCGgccgcaccgggtactggagtacccgacAGGTACCACAACAAAGTGCGCCAACGGTTCACGGGTAGCACTACCCCTACACACTTTTTGGTGGGCCCTGACATCagggggaaagggacatcagggtattggtgccaagtaCCCTTAGCACTGTGGGGACACTCCTTTGGCGTATTGAGGTTgggggtgctgtgtatatactgtgtggtacaggtagtCGTTACGTGTGTTCAGTAACACATTATTACATACTCGGTGTGATTTGTTAGTATTGGTTCCTGTGCGGGGGTCACCCCACTGccttgggatccctcacaggtggaggcgctgcgccaAGGCGGAGCAtggacaccccaggctcccagtggcggaggctcaggccttctggtagccagaCCGGTAACAGCAGTATCCGTAGCCCCTTTAgtcaggggggaaagagggctacacatccttaatgagttttttttttttttttaattctgtctaAATAGGCACCTCCTGGGTTATTCTATAGGCACCTCCTGGGTTATTCTATAGGCACCTCCTGGGTTATTCTATAGGCAGCTCCTGGGTTATTCTATAGGCACCTCCTGGGTTATTCTATAGGCACCTCCTGGGTTATTCTATAGAAACATATCAAGTAATTCCAAGTCATTTAATGAGTTTGACAAAAATGCCCTCAATGTGTTTTTAACACTCACAGGCACTATTTGTTAATTGCTGGGCTGGTGGGGAGcatgtcagtcccacgtaggggcaaagtgacctaatgacagggacgtgtgtaatgggttaaagggtcagtcccatgtaggagcaaagtgacctaatgacaggggcgtgtgtaatgggttaaagggtcagtcccacgtaggggcaaagtgacctaatgacagggacgtgtgtaacgggttaaagggtcagtcccacgtaggggcaaagtgacctaatgacagggatgtgtttaatgggttaaagggtcagtcccacgtaggggcaaagtgacctaatgacagggacgtgtgtaatgggttaaagggtctgtcccacataggggcaaagtgacctaatgacagggacgtgtgtaatgggttaaagggtctgtcccacgtaggggcaaagtgacctaatgacagggacgtgtgtaatgggttaaagggtctgtcccacataggggcaaagtgacctaatgacagggacgtgtgtaatgggttaagggtcagtcccacgtaggggcaaagtgacctaatgacagggacgtgtttaatgggttaaagggtcagtcccacgtaggggcaaagtgacctaatgacagggacgtgtgtaatgggttaaagggtcagtcccacgtaggggcaaagtgacctaatgacagggacgtgtgtaacgggttaaagggtcagtcccacataggggcaaagtgacctaatgacggggacgtgtgtaatgggttaaagggtcagtcccatgtagggacaaagtgacctaatgacagggacgtgtgtaacgggttaaagggtcagtcccacctaggggcaaatcgacctaatgacaggggcgtgtgtaatgggttaaagggtcagtcccacgtaggggcaaagtgacctaatgacagggacgtgtttaatgggttaaagggtcagtcccacgtaggggcaaagtgacctaatgacagggacgtgttaatGTAGCCGGCTTATTTTGATTAAGAAGTCCTTTCTGCCTGGGGAGGTTTGATGTgaacaaatatttatttatacaaaaaaaaagtgaCTT comes from the Ascaphus truei isolate aAscTru1 unplaced genomic scaffold, aAscTru1.hap1 HAP1_SCAFFOLD_3417, whole genome shotgun sequence genome and includes:
- the LOC142483602 gene encoding ATP-dependent Clp protease proteolytic subunit, mitochondrial-like isoform X2, with the translated sequence MIHQPSGGARGQATDIAIQAEEILKLKKQINQIYAKHTRQPLSLIESVMERDRYMSPTEAQEFGILDKVLVHPPQDGEDEPELVRMPEPPASEP
- the LOC142483603 gene encoding ATP-dependent Clp protease proteolytic subunit, mitochondrial-like; its protein translation is MQYILNPICTWCVGQAASMGSLLLAAGSSGMRHSLPNARIMIHQPSGGARGQATDIAIQAEEILKLKKQINQIYAKHTRQPLSLIESVMERDRYMSPTEAQEFGILDKVLVHPPQDGEDEPELVRKPEPPASEP
- the LOC142483602 gene encoding ATP-dependent Clp protease proteolytic subunit, mitochondrial-like isoform X1, with amino-acid sequence MQYILNPICTWCVGQAASMGSLLLAAGSSGMRHSLPNARIMIHQPSGGARGQATDIAIQAEEILKLKKQINQIYAKHTRQPLSLIESVMERDRYMSPTEAQEFGILDKVLVHPPQDGEDEPELVRMPEPPASEP